A window of Gambusia affinis linkage group LG03, SWU_Gaff_1.0, whole genome shotgun sequence contains these coding sequences:
- the LOC122828293 gene encoding uncharacterized protein LOC122828293: protein MMMMMMNADRDYQMNKKQERAHFFSSKEQELILKLYEEEREILTAKSNTTSASKLREEAWQRIADKINAVSDSGYKRTWQQVKVKHKNIIQTAKRKRAEVLRTEGGSGSPSLTSAEEDGVHSRENTMRVEVLPGGACIGPIGGSDSSFMSVSGHPVLLLPVTKTEPESLSGDETDISEAHFDGDVQNSSFQEVGSPAGTTSRTRRAEKQTDELRTLYCCYLKKEIESRDQEMAYRALKMKKLEKEILLLDKQLI, encoded by the exons atgatgatgatgatgatgaacgCAGACAGAG ATTACCAGATGAATAAAAAGCAGGAGAGGGCTCATTTCTTCAGCTCCAAGGAGCAAGAActtattttaaagttgtatgAAGAAGAGCGAGAGATCTTAACAGCCAAATCCAACACAACCAGCGCCTCCAAGCTGAGGGAGGAAGCCTGGCAGAGGATTGCTGATAAAATAAATGC TGTTTCAGACAGTGGCTACAAAAGAACATGGCAGCAAGTGAAAGTCAAACACAAGAACATCATCCAAACAG caaaaaggaaaagggcCGAGGTGCTGAGGACCGAGGGAGGGTCGGGAAGCCCCTCTCTGACCTCAGCAGAGGAGGATGGGGtacacagcagagaaaacacCATGAGGGTGGAGGTCCTACCTGGAGGCGCCTGCATCGGCCCCATCGGCGGATCCGACAGCTCCTTTATGAGTG TGTCAGGCCATCCGGTCCTCCTCCTGCCCGTCACAAAGACGGAACCAGAGAGCCTGAGCGGCGATGAGACGGACATCAGTGAGGCTCATTTTGACGGG GATGTGCAGAACAGCAGTTTTCAGGAGGTCGGCAGCCCAGCAGGGACTACAAGCAGGACCAGACGTGCTGAG AAGCAGACCGATGAACTAAGGACCCTTTACTGCTGTTACCTCAAAAAGGAGATCGAGAGTCGGGACCAGGAGATGGCCTACAGAGCACTGAAGATGAAGAAACTGGAAAAGGAAATCCTGCTACTGGATAAACAGCTGATATGA
- the LOC122828294 gene encoding cytochrome c oxidase subunit 6A, mitochondrial encodes MAAFGRFSQMLLRSSLTQTRRQLAAAAGHGEDSAKTWKILSFVVALPGVAVCMLNTFLKEKEHSHDAQPEFVPYSHLRIRTKRFPWGDGNKTLFHNSHVNALPDGYEGHD; translated from the exons ATGGCGGCCTTCGGACGTTTCTCTCAGATGTTGTTGAGGTCTTCTTTGACTCAAACCCGACGCCAGCTCGCTGCGGCCGCTGGACATGGCGAGGACTCGG CTAAAACATGGAAGATCCTCAGCTTTGTGGTTGCACTGCCTGGTGTCGCAGTGTGCATGCTGAACACCTTCTTGAAAGAGAAGGAGCACAGCCATGATGCACAACCAGAGTTTGTCCCATACTCCCACCTTCGCATTCGCACCAAG CGTTTCCCCTGGGGAGATGGCAACAAAACCCTCTTCCACAACTCTCATGTGAATGCTCTTCCAGATGGTTATGAGGGCCATGACTAA
- the hps4 gene encoding Hermansky-Pudlak syndrome 4 protein: MAELKSPDTRRCRYFFLYDGSKVRGEGDPTRDGICYFYPEETPMDKQDLLCGQLAGVGRCVSELSSSAVRILRLRRCKFAIRMKDDFFWALGCSMDVPTVSVCELLDHLINLFCFYNGSVRQSYQLNSKETLAAEWARYLSHVLSGPSELHYILQSVRTLDLTNVDPLLLLKAALILQACQRCPLVLAGCVLFRGRVVSTQMPPQLTIKVMVHETETYTKTQRSSGTSSPTSDSRPVSSTAVFLTPSELQYLQSAPVDKISSSHSAPEKDAPPKKTRLSRTLSDTPSSESTPSRPASCQSPQRASFSPHTSGSEDSVFSPAPSQGSSADSPNSSPPSPIHRFSYGRNAHQVEGGTPDESHCRNLHSGGSGVSQMLSEGDGSAFEESLHLNRGAASKTTDCGNVAFRDEKTAAGEGGVCCRKLRGHKAEMRQPPSGSCSFDSLEESPLVSMVLYVHRVNSLVLALLVEPRFMGDSASMEEVNHSSLASLNGLEAHLRAISPAAPGAAGPYLFAHYDSVQSTLTTNVSGRPGGAPEHPFVRATSLLHSHFFDTETLQEAIIRSAGTAVYGTRTVAQETYFQQHGGSMRNSGIPNQQDSAFSLPSKARHRLLKHGVNLL, from the exons ATGGCTGAGCTCAAGTCGCCAGACACAAGGAG GTGCAGATATTTCTTCCTCTATGacgggtcaaaggtcagaggagAGGGGGACCCCACCAGGGATGGTATCTGCTACTTCTACCCCGAGGAG ACTCCTATGGACAAGCAGGACCTGCTGTGTGGTCAGCTTGCAGGAGTGGGCCGCTGTGTCTCTGAGCTTTCCTCCTCCGCTGTACGCATCCTGAGGCTGCGTCGCTGCAAGTTCGCCATCCGCATGAAGGATGACTTCTTCTGG GCTCTTGGTTGTTCCATGGATGTCCCTACTGTCAGTGTCTGTGAGCTCCTGGATCATCTCATCAACCTCTTCTGTTTCTACAACGGCTCTGTTCGCCAGAGCTATCAG ctcaaCAGTAAGGAAACGCTGGCCGCTGAGTGGGCGCGGTACCTTTCCCACGTTCTGTCCGGACCGTCCGAGTTGCACTACATCTTACAAAGCGTGAGAACCTTAGACCTGACAAAC GTTGACCCACTTCTTCTCCTCAAAGCTGCCCTCATTCTCCAGGCGTGCCAGCGCTGCCCCCTGGTGTTGGCAGGCTGTGTTCTTTTTAGAGGGAG AGTTGTCAGCACACAGATGCCTCCACAGCTAACAATAAAGGTCATGGTTCATGAGACTGAAACCTACACTAAG ACACAGAGGTCGAGTGGAACGAGCTCGCCGACATCAGACAGCAGGCCGGTTAGCTCCACTGCTGTGTTCCTGACGCCATCTGAGCTGCAGTACCTGCAATCTGCTCCCGTCGACAAAATATCCAG TTCCCACTCTGCTCCGGAGAAAGATGCTCCCCCAAAGAAGACCAGGCTTTCCAGAACTTTATCGGACACCCCGTCCTCAGAGTCGACGCCTTCTCGTCCAGCATCCTGTCAGTCCCCTCAGAGGGCGTCTTTCAGCCCGCACACGTCTGGCTCCGAAGATTCCGTGTTTAGTCCGGCTCCGTCACAGGGTTCTTCTGCGGATTCCCCCAACTCGTCTCCTCCGTCACCGATCCACCGTTTTTCTTATGGAAGGAACGCTCATCAAGTGGAGGGAGGAACACCAGACGAGTCGCACTGTCGCAATCTTCACAGCGGCGGAAGTGGAGTTAGCCAGATGCTCAGCGAAGGAGATGGCTCGGCGTTTGAGGAATCCCTCCATCTTAACAGAGGTGCTGCCAGCAAGACGACCGATTGCGGGAACGTGGCATTTCGTGACGAAAAGACAGCAGCGGGAGAGGGCGGAGTCTGCTGCAGGAAGCTCAGAGGTCACAAGGCGGAGATGAGGCAGCCTCCTTCTGGTTCCTGCTCGTTCGACAGCCTGGAGGAGAGTcctctggtttccatggtgcTGTACGTGCACCGGGTCAACAGCCTGGTGCTGGCTCTGCTGGTGGAGCCTCGTTTCATGGGCGACTCTGCCTCCATGGAGGAAGTG AACCACAGCAGCCTGGCTTCGCTCAACGGACTGGAGGCCCACCTCAGGGCCATATCTCCGGCGGCCCCAGGTGCTGCGGGGCCTTACTTATTCGCCCATTATGACTCCGTCCAGAGCACTCTGACAA CCAACGTGTCTGGCCGACCAGGGGGAGCCCCGGAGCATCCCTTTGTCCGAGCCACATCGCTTCTCCACTCGCATTTCTTTGACACTGAGACTCTGCAGGAGGCTATTATCAG GAGCGCCGGCACAGCTGTGTACGGCACCCGCACCGTGGCGCAGGAGACCTACTTCCAGCAGCACGGCGGATCCATGAGGAACTCGGGCATTCCCAACCAGCAGGACAGCGCCTTCTCGCTGCCCAGCAAGGCTCGGCACAGACTCCTCAAACACGGGGTCAACCTGCTGTGA
- the asgrl1 gene encoding asialoglycoprotein receptor-like 1 has protein sequence MDSQYQPFSTMDSTLDEADRNISQRTGMKRILTYLLYSVPLLLLLILLLVSGVIFSQLKKEITDVKLQLKIINNKGLMSSGTSGPTEAKQVLVERIVPVRGTCKEGWTSFQGSCYLLSTTITVWQRAEDQCRSSGGHLLVLNNVEELEYISGIVDIKHSYWIGLVERQHEGHWSWVDGTNFNSTPTFWDEGQPDNWSFRENGEDCGQLHASLNRKRKLWNDADCSLGYRYICEAKA, from the exons ATGGATTCTCAGtatcaaccatttagcacaATGGACAGCACCTTGGATGAAGCAGATCGCAATATCAGCCAACGGACAG GAATGAAGAGAATATTGACGTACCTCCTCTACAGcgtgcctctgctgctgcttttgatTCTGCTCTTGGTCTCAGGGGTCATAT tCTCTCAgttgaagaaagaaattacTGATGTCAAACTACAACTCAAGATCATCAATAATAAAGGACTAATGTCCTCAGGTACTtcag GTCCAACAGAAGCAAAACAAGTCCTGGTGGAGAGAATTGTTCCAGTTAGAG GAACTTGCAAGGAGGGCTGGACGAGTTTCCAAGGGAGCTGCTACCTGCTTTCCACCACCATCACCGTCTGGCAACGAGCCGAAGATCAGTGTAGATCATCTGGAGGACACCTGCTAGTTCTTAACAATGTGGAGGAACTG gAATACATTTCAGGCATTGTTGACATCAAGCATTCCTACTGGATCGGACTTGTGGAGCGACAGCATGAGGGCCACTGGAGCTGGGTGGATGGAACCAACTTTAACTCGACCCCAAC ATTCTGGGACGAGGGTCAACCTGACAACTGGAGCTTCAGAGAGAACGGAGAGGACTGTGGGCAGCTGCACGCCTCTTTGAACCGCAAGCGCAAGCTGTGGAATGATGCGGACTGTAGCCTGGGCTACAGGTACATCTGTGAAGCCAAGGCATGA
- the si:ch211-170d8.2 gene encoding uncharacterized protein si:ch211-170d8.2 gives MAASSCMWIVSVIILLTSDAGALGRAVDSFGFLIQSPRARDGPFGEILRTAGMRRWRRGMAAEAHGERCAELGAAWLESKRPAPELGSAVLQLRVRPFHPGPSRGLVFPGKSLFSFIRRVYRCCQEGVGCRNVKGIQSRLRGAAGVEFVLTREILAATASRAELHLQLSNPRRLDISPVIPFMAKRNLPTRYSVASRGDAVELRVDLLFLLRLLQEAAGDGGRGRGSVNAHLGRLLSSEDGKTSLGIVQDADREAWHDGNDIRLAREVGLVLGCSRAGSGVPCESGGVRLSDAPFMAVYYT, from the exons ATGGCTGCTTCGAGCTGCATGTGGATCGTTTCTGTTATTATCTTACTCACAAGCGATGCTGGAGCTTTAGGTCGCGCAGTGGACTCGTTCGGGTTTCTGATACAGTCTCCTCGAGCCCGAGATGGACCGTTTGGAGAGATTTTACGCACGGCCGGTATGAGGCGGTGGAGACGCGGGATGGCCGCCGAGGCGCACGGGGAGCGCTGCGCGGAGCTGGGAGCCGCCTGGCTGGAAAGCAAGCGGCCAGCTCCCGAGCTGGGAAGCGCCGTGCTGCAGCTGCGCGTGCGGCCCTTTCACCCAGGACCGTCGCGAGGTTTGGTTTTTCCCGGGAAGTCGCTTTTCAGCTTCATCCGGCGGGTTTACCGCTGTTGTCAGGAGGGAGTGGGCTGCAGGAATGTCAAGGGGATTCAAAGCCGACTGAGAGGAG ctgcaggtgtGGAGTTCGTCCTCACCAGGGAGATCTTAGCGGCGACGGCGTCCAGAGCCGAGCTTCATCTGCAGCTCTCCAACCCGCGGCGTCTCGACATCAGCCCGGTCATCCCCTTCATGGCGAAGAGGAATTTACCGAcgag GTACAGCGTAGCGTCTCGTGGTGACGCAGTGGAGCTGAGAGTGGACCTCCTGTTCCTCCTCCGGCTCCTGCAGGAGGCGGCCGGCGACGGAGGCCGAGGCCGCGGCTCGGTAAACGCGCACCTGGGGAGACTGCTGTCCAGCGAGGACGGAAAGACATCTTTAGGAATTGTTCAGGACGCCGACAGAGAAGCGTGGCATGATGGGAACGATATACGTTTGGCTCGGGAGGTGGGCCTGGTTCTGGGGTGCAGCCGGGCCGGATCGGGGGTCCCCTGTGAAAGTGGGGGTGTTCGGCTCTCAGACGCCCCCTTCATGGCTGTGTATTACACATGA